The window TAATTGCCGTCCTCAAAGGTTGTCTCCATGGACGCACCTTTAACGAAAAATGGTTGGACAAGAAAATAACGGACCGGGACTATGATCGCAAGTGATATAACTACGATCTTGACAGTCTCCCAGATAAAAGTAAGCCCCGCACCTTTTGGGGACTCCGCTTCGCGCTGGCCCTTTGGGCTTGTCCCTAAAAGGTGCGGGGCAAGCGCCTCCTGGCGCGCCTGCGATTTAGGTTCCTGGCTGGATTGGGGTCCAAATTCTTCCGTCATTTTAGTGATCATAGCAGAAAATTTGGGTTTTGCAAACTAAGTCAATTTGGTTATACTTAGTTATAATATGAAACTAATCATTGGCTTGGGCAACCCGGGCGAAGAATATAAGAATACCCGTCATAATGTCGGGTTTGCGGTAGTAGAGGAAATTTTGAAACAAAGTGGGCCCTCCTACGCTAAAGCTTCAGAGGGTGAAAACTTTCAGTTTTCAAAAAAGTTTAATGCCGAAATCTCCAAGACGAGATTTAGCGGCAAACCGATTGTGCTGGCCAAACCGCATACATTTGTAAATAAATCGGGTGAAGCTGTTCGCAAGCTAAAATTATTTTATAAAATGAAGCCGGAAAATATTGTGGTGATACATGACGACTTGGATATTGAGTTTGGCAATTTTAAAATGTCATTTGCCAAGGATTCCGGAGGCCATCGTGGCATACAATCAATTATTGATCATCTTAAAACCAATAAGTTTTGGCGACTACGAATTGGTACCTCAAACCGCAAACTGACTACCGCTCGGCATCAACGAACGCTCAAAGCCAAAAAAGA is drawn from Candidatus Yanofskybacteria bacterium and contains these coding sequences:
- a CDS encoding aminoacyl-tRNA hydrolase, which translates into the protein MKLIIGLGNPGEEYKNTRHNVGFAVVEEILKQSGPSYAKASEGENFQFSKKFNAEISKTRFSGKPIVLAKPHTFVNKSGEAVRKLKLFYKMKPENIVVIHDDLDIEFGNFKMSFAKDSGGHRGIQSIIDHLKTNKFWRLRIGTSNRKLTTARHQRTLKAKKESVGNFVLSKFTPTEQAELKKVIKQALARLAESLP